Part of the Chloracidobacterium thermophilum B genome is shown below.
CACGGACACCGGCGACTTCTTCACAGACTCCAACCACCGGCACCCAACACCTGATCCGGCGCGGGGAAACCCTGTCGGGCATTGCACAGCGTTATGGGACAACGGTGGATGCGCTCCTGCAGGCCAACCGCCAGATCAGAAATCCGAACCTCATTTACGCCGGACAGACGCTGACGATTCCAACGACCCGTAACACAAGTGCGCCGAACCAGGCCGGCAGTCAGGCTGGCAGCCAGTATGTCGTGCGCCGGGGCGATACGCTTTCCGAAATTGCCGCCCGCAACGGCATTGATCTGGCGCGGCTCATCAAGGCCAATACGCAGATTCAGAATCCCAACCTCATCTATCCCGGACAGGTCATCAACCTGCCGGGCCGCCAGGTAGCAACTCCGGCTCCGGCGCGCCCCAATCCGTCTCAGCCCAGCCCGGCCCAGCCCGGTCCGGCGCCCTCGCGCCCGACGCCCACGCCCTCCCAGCCAACCACGCCTGCGCCACCCCGAGTGGATACCACCGCCCCGGTTGGCACGATTCCACGGACCGGCAACGCTTTCATTGATTCGATTGCAGCCGATGCCATCCGCAGCCAGCGGACAACCGGTGTGCCAGCGTCAGTGACGATTGCCCAGGCCATTCTCGAAAGCGGCTGGGGACGTTCGGAGTTGACCCGCCAAGCCAATAACTACTTCGGCATCAAGGGCACGGGCCCCGCCGGGTCCGTCACGATGCGGACGCGCGAGGTCTTCAACGGCCGCGAGGTCTATGTCAACGCCCAGTTCCGCAAGTACAACTCCGCCGCCGAGTCCTTCGCCGACCATGCCCAGTTCTTCATCCGCAATCCACGCTATGCCACCGCTATGCGGCACACCAACGACGCCTTCCGTTTTGCGGCGGAGATTCACAAGGCCGGATACGCCACCGACCCGAACTACACCAAACTGCTCCACAGTCTCATGCGCGAGTACAATCTGACGCGCTTTGACGCCATTGCGCGGAATGGCAACGCCACACCGGCACCGCCTCCGGCAGCGCCAACCCCGGCACCTGCGCCCTCGGCACCGCCGGCGGCCGGCACGCGGGAGCACCGGGTTCGGGTCGGCGACACGCTCTCCGGTATTGCCCAGCAGTACGGGACGACCGTCGCGGCGCTTCAGCGCGCCAATCCCAGCATCACCAACCCCAACCTCATCTATCCGGGCCAGCGCATTGTGATTCCCGGCAGCGGCAGCACGAATGGCAGTCGGCCAGCGCCGACACCAGCCCCGTCCACCCCGCCGACCTCCGGCTCGCCTGTGCCTCCTGGCCGGGGATTGCCACGCACGGAAGGGATGACCACAGCCCAGAAGTTCGCCCTGTATGCCAACTACATTGAGCGTCACGGCTCCGCCCAGGCCAAGGCTGATCTGGCCGCCGGACGGGTCGTGATTCTGGGGCTGCGTACGGAGACCAACACCCGCGCTAATGGCGGGCAGGGCGTCTATGACGACCGCATCGTGACCCTGCGCAAGCTGCCCAACGGTCAGTTCCAGGTGACGGAACTGCGCGCCAACACGGAACCGAGCAGCCAGTACGAAGATGGCTGGTCAGGACGGACACGGCGCCCGATGGGCGTGGACAGCAACCGGGATGGCTGGCTTGACCTGGGCCGGCTGGTGGATGGCACGCACGAGTACATGCGCGCCAATGTCGGCCCCAACTTCGGCCCGACCCAACCCGACGGGAACAACATCCTGATGCCCACGACAAGCCGCCCGGTCGTGCGCGACACCAACCACGACGGTGTCTTCGACGAGCGCGATCGCAACCGGAACAGCTTTGAGGGACAGACGATGTACTTCCACCGTGGCGGCACGACCAACACCTACTCGGCCGGATGCCAGACCATGCCCCAGAGTGAGTTCAACCGCTTCTGGGATTCGCTTGGCAACCAGCAGCGGTTCCAGTACGTTTTGGTCACGGTTGGCTAGGAACAACCGCATCGCACTGGCGGTGCAGGAAAGGACAGACATCTATGAGCGGACAAATTGGTGGCATTGCGCCCGGCGTTCCCACGCCGGGCACTTCCAACCATCCCCACGGAGCACAGTCACCCGCGACTGGCGGCAAATCCTTTGAATCCATTATGCAGCAGACAGCCGGGCAACCGACCGATGTGCTCCACCAGGGAAGCGGTACGTCGGGCCTGACCTTGGAGCAACTCCGTGCTGACCTGATGCAACGCTTAGCCAACCCAAACGCCAACGACTTTGGAATTTCCTTTGACCAGGCGCGGCTGCGGATTTCTGCTCTGCGGGATGGTATCCACGGCATGGCTCCCGACCGGCGCTCCCCAGACCTGCTGGCGCGGTTCTCACAGGTCGAAAATCAGTGGATGCAGATTGAGACGATACTCAATTCCGACCGGGAACTGTCGCAGGGAGAGTTGCTCGGCTTGCAGGCACGCATGTACCAACTGACTCAGAACATCGAAATTCTGAGCAAGGTCGTGGATCAGGTCACGAGCGGCATCAAGACCGTTCTCCAAACAAACG
Proteins encoded:
- a CDS encoding LysM peptidoglycan-binding domain-containing protein, coding for MARLNGVTRTPATSSQTPTTGTQHLIRRGETLSGIAQRYGTTVDALLQANRQIRNPNLIYAGQTLTIPTTRNTSAPNQAGSQAGSQYVVRRGDTLSEIAARNGIDLARLIKANTQIQNPNLIYPGQVINLPGRQVATPAPARPNPSQPSPAQPGPAPSRPTPTPSQPTTPAPPRVDTTAPVGTIPRTGNAFIDSIAADAIRSQRTTGVPASVTIAQAILESGWGRSELTRQANNYFGIKGTGPAGSVTMRTREVFNGREVYVNAQFRKYNSAAESFADHAQFFIRNPRYATAMRHTNDAFRFAAEIHKAGYATDPNYTKLLHSLMREYNLTRFDAIARNGNATPAPPPAAPTPAPAPSAPPAAGTREHRVRVGDTLSGIAQQYGTTVAALQRANPSITNPNLIYPGQRIVIPGSGSTNGSRPAPTPAPSTPPTSGSPVPPGRGLPRTEGMTTAQKFALYANYIERHGSAQAKADLAAGRVVILGLRTETNTRANGGQGVYDDRIVTLRKLPNGQFQVTELRANTEPSSQYEDGWSGRTRRPMGVDSNRDGWLDLGRLVDGTHEYMRANVGPNFGPTQPDGNNILMPTTSRPVVRDTNHDGVFDERDRNRNSFEGQTMYFHRGGTTNTYSAGCQTMPQSEFNRFWDSLGNQQRFQYVLVTVG